The Pseudoalteromonas rubra DNA segment CTCTGCCACGCAAATATGTTCGCAGGGGATTATCTGAAGCAGGCCGCCAACCACATCGACGACCTTTGCAAATAACTGCAACTTTACTGTAATACTCCACAATGCTGCTATAGTTATTAATGTAAAAAACGGAAAACTCGTTGGAGTAAACTCATGAAGCAGCTGTATGACCAACGTATTAGTTGCCCGCATTGTGGCCACCATATTTTTGTTAGTCTGGATGCCAGCGAAGGTGATCAGGACTACTATGAAGATTGCGCAGCTTGTTGCAACCCGATCCATCTGAACATGCACATAGATTACGCAATTAACAAACTTGAACTGAGGGTTGATGCAGACGACGAACAAGTCTTTTAATGGGCACTGACAGTGCCCACATCACCACCTGCTTAAGAACAACACTTGCTACTCACGGTATTCAATGTCTCTTCAGATACCAGCGCCGCAACGATAACAGGATGTACCAGCGGTATTATCGCCTCAAATTCAGCCACTCGTGCCACCGGGATGGTATCACAATGAGAAATTGCCCCTGTTTTTACGCAGATAATGTTCTACCGTGTTCACTGTCGTGTATGTCTGCTGGTCAACTTCAATGTTAAACAGATCGCCAACGCGAGCTGTGCCAATGTTGGTCAGTGTCAGTGTTTCAGGAATGAGATGAAGCCAGAAACCATCTTCTTCTAGTTTGCCTACCGTCAAACTTGCACCGTTAACACTGATAAACCCTTTATAAAGAATGTATTTTTTCCACTCCTCAGGAATAGCAAGTTTAATCCGGCAATTATCGGCTTCCTGAATATATGCCATGATGGTTGCCTGACAATGCACATGGCCAGATACAATGTGCCCACCCAACTCAGTACCAAAGGTCACAGAGCGTTCAAAGTTAACCCGACTACCCTGTTGTAGTATACTCAAGTTGGTCAACTGGAGCGTTTCGTCGATCACATCAAAAGACACCTGTCCGACGACGTCTGCACCTCTTACTTCAAAATCTGTGACGGTCAGACAACATCCATTAATTGCGATACTCGCACCATGAGTCAATTTTTCCAAATATCGGCTGTCAACCGACAACACCAGCTTCATGATCCCTTCGCGCAACACAGCACTAACCACTGTCGCTTGAGTCTGTACAATTCCGGTAAACATAACACTCAGATTTTCGAGAATAATGCCGCGCAGTGTAACCCAAACACTCATCAGATTAAACTGCGCTTTTATCAGATAAAAGTGGTAAGTTTTAAAGAAGTTTTTTAAGATTAACGTTTTAGGAAGTCCAGACTCAGTATGAAATTTGCTTTATGGGAAGCAAAGCGCCTGGTGCGTCTTGCCACCCCCGTCTTTTTTGCCCAAATCACGCTGGTACTTATGTCGGTTGTCGACACCATGATGGCGGGACAAGTCAGCGCCGAAGATCTCGCTGCACTGTCAATTGCAACCGGCACCTGGAACCCGATGACCTTTTCTTTACAGGGTATTCTATTGGCAATCACCAGTATGGTTGCGTACTGCGATGGGGCCAAACAACGTGACGGTATTAAA contains these protein-coding regions:
- a CDS encoding CPXCG motif-containing cysteine-rich protein, with amino-acid sequence MKQLYDQRISCPHCGHHIFVSLDASEGDQDYYEDCAACCNPIHLNMHIDYAINKLELRVDADDEQVF
- a CDS encoding riboflavin synthase, which codes for MFTGIVQTQATVVSAVLREGIMKLVLSVDSRYLEKLTHGASIAINGCCLTVTDFEVRGADVVGQVSFDVIDETLQLTNLSILQQGSRVNFERSVTFGTELGGHIVSGHVHCQATIMAYIQEADNCRIKLAIPEEWKKYILYKGFISVNGASLTVGKLEEDGFWLHLIPETLTLTNIGTARVGDLFNIEVDQQTYTTVNTVEHYLRKNRGNFSL